From a region of the Vicinamibacteria bacterium genome:
- a CDS encoding HupE/UreJ family protein, translating into MKPFAVLLTVLLCVSGRADAHEARPGFLELREVAPNRFEMLWKQPALGELRLRINPAFPEECTLEGMGDQQMLPGALLWRTTLVCDGGIPGKSIAVVGLEATLTDVLVRVHHANGATETHLLKPASPSAVIGGQSQGPGAYVTLGIEHIVLGIDHLLFVLGLLLIVKDRWMLLKTITSFTLAHSATLAIATLGYASAPVLPLNAAIALSILFLGPEIVRSWRGETSFTIRHPWVVAFAFGLLHGFGFASGLTAMGLPRAEIPLALLLFNFGVEIGQLLFVVLVLLMERSFRTLEIRWPRWAELVPGYVVGTLGAFWAIQRSAMLFGGAP; encoded by the coding sequence ATGAAACCGTTTGCCGTTCTTCTAACAGTCCTCTTGTGCGTGTCGGGGCGCGCCGACGCGCACGAAGCGCGGCCGGGATTCCTCGAGCTCCGAGAGGTGGCGCCGAATCGCTTCGAAATGCTGTGGAAGCAGCCCGCCCTCGGCGAGTTGCGACTGCGGATCAACCCCGCTTTCCCGGAGGAATGCACGCTGGAAGGCATGGGAGACCAGCAGATGCTCCCGGGAGCACTCCTCTGGCGCACCACGCTGGTTTGTGACGGGGGAATTCCCGGGAAGTCGATCGCGGTTGTCGGTCTGGAAGCCACTTTGACCGACGTGCTGGTTCGCGTGCACCACGCCAACGGCGCGACGGAGACGCATCTTCTGAAACCCGCTTCTCCTTCGGCGGTCATTGGAGGGCAGAGTCAGGGGCCAGGAGCTTACGTCACCCTCGGCATCGAGCACATCGTTTTGGGAATCGATCATCTTCTCTTCGTCCTGGGGCTGCTTCTCATCGTCAAGGACCGCTGGATGCTTCTAAAGACCATCACGTCCTTCACGCTCGCCCACAGTGCTACTCTGGCGATTGCCACCTTAGGTTATGCAAGTGCCCCGGTTCTGCCCCTCAATGCTGCGATCGCGCTGAGCATTCTTTTTCTGGGCCCCGAGATCGTGCGTTCGTGGCGTGGGGAGACTAGCTTCACCATTCGCCACCCGTGGGTGGTTGCCTTTGCATTCGGTCTACTGCACGGTTTCGGCTTTGCGAGCGGCTTGACGGCAATGGGGCTGCCTCGCGCCGAGATTCCACTGGCCCTGCTGCTTTTCAACTTTGGCGTCGAGATCGGTCAACTGCTGTTCGTGGTGCTCGTTCTGCTGATGGAACGTTCCTTCCGGACGCTCGAGATCCGGTGGCCGCGTTGGGCGGAGCTGGTGCCCGGTTATGTCGTGGGCACCCTGGGTGCTTTCTGGGCAATCCAGCGCTCGGCGATGCTGTTCGGAGGAGCGCCGTGA